In Papaver somniferum cultivar HN1 chromosome 1, ASM357369v1, whole genome shotgun sequence, a genomic segment contains:
- the LOC113340182 gene encoding uncharacterized protein LOC113340182 encodes MTGGDLHRSTKTRFATQYYTLESLQKYKNPLQMMFVNDRWAKSRFEKENVGINALKIVTSSTFWEDVDYSCSVLKPLVKVVRLVDIKRKPTMPCFYDAMRIARDQLEKNFSKDYDTWAVINACFEKRWKKNFNHALHCATYYLNPSIFYNIETYEMDSNEKYIEIKRGLHTAMERLIPNEDELDQATSELRKYADAVGILGSPSCKRRRTKDQPHDWWITFGGIDVPNLQKFAIKVLSLTCSASPCERNWSTFQNLHSKKRNHIKKQKLNDSVFIQYNKKLQRRYIEIQQYNDDDKANDPILLEERDDNDEWLDLRNLNDLDVLGDNVSFNDLQETAGEECETVGSGGASSSRSKSTFPTDSEYDGYDTDELMLDTEKGLLVVAENDGVTQDDDIYDYSNYVD; translated from the exons ATGACAGGTGGAGACTTACATAGGTCTACAAAGACTAGATTTGCAACTCAGTATTACACACTAGAAAGTCTTCAAAAGTATAAAAATCCTTTACAAatgatgtttgtgaatgataggtGGGCAAAAAGtagatttgaaaaagaaaatgttgGAATTAATGCCCTTAAAATTGTTACAAGTAGTACATTTTGGGAAGATGTTGATTACTCTTGTAGTGTGTTGAAGCCTTTAGTTAAGGTTGTAAGACTAGTGGATATCAAGCGCAAACCTACGATGCCTTGTTTTTATGATGCAATGAGAATAGCAAGGGATCAATTAGAGAAGAATTTCAGCAAAGATTATGATACTTGGGCTGTAATTAATGCTTGCTTtgagaaaagatggaagaaaaacTTCAATCATGCTCTACATTGTGCTACATATTATTTGAATCCATCCATATTCTACAATATTGAAACTTATGAAATGGATAGTAATGAaaagtacatagaaatcaaaAGGGGACTTCATACAGCAATGGAAAGGCTTATACCCAATGAAGATGAGCTTGATCAAGCTACAAGTGAATTGAGAAAGTATGCTGATGCTGTTGGGATCTTGGGAAGTCCAtcttgcaaaagaagaagaaccaaggaTCAACCTC ATGATTGGTGGATTACATTTGGAGGAATCGATGTGCCTAACCTGCAAAAATTTGCAATCAAAGTATTGAGTCTTACTTGTTCTGCTTCCCCATGTGAGCGAAACTGGAGCACATTTCAAAAT TTGCACTCGAAAAAACGAAATCACATAAAAAAACAGAAGTTGAATGATAGTGTCTTTATCCAATATAATAAGAAATTGCAGCGTCGTTACATAGAAATCCAACAATATAACGACGATGATAAAGCAAATGATCCTATTTTACTGGAGGAGCGTGATGACaatgatgaatggttggattTACGAAATTTGAATGACTTGGATGTGCTAGGTGATAATGTAAGTTTCAATGATTTGCAAGAGACAGCGGGTGAAGAATGTGAGACAGTTGGTAGTGGAGGTGCTTCTAgttctcgaagcaagtctactttTCCAACCGACTCGgagtatgatggatatgatacCGATGAATTGATGTTGGACACTGAAAAAGGGCTACTCGTTGTTGCTGAGAATGACGGAGTTACTCAAGATGATGATATctatgattattcaaattatgttgatTAG
- the LOC113278902 gene encoding uncharacterized protein LOC113278902 has protein sequence MILSGFPRFIRCRVSPLYQNLKQPNNNLQTVSHSTHRHGIVACISTIPSEPISSSQLQIPLFLREPIYSATVSDLEKWKNWAKTLVYSVGSKFLETDNGPEVNTLCREIQWLLEDVVVEEQRVSTEEKVVKLRTEMDQLYLIWKQRIEQRRPFQYIVGCEHWRDLILCVQEGVLIPRPETEKIVELVQEVVAKDEGLREGLWADLGTGSGALAIAIGKVLGTQGKVIATDLSPIAASVAEFNVKRYDLQDKIEIRQGSWLEPLEDAKGKLAGLVSNPPYIPSYQIFGLQAEVGKHEPRLALDGGENGMDDLLHLCEGAASMLKPGGFFAFETNGEKQSKFLVNFMMNHPISMFQDVRIVADFAGIERFVTGFCQ, from the exons ATGATTCTAAGTGGATTTCCAAGGTTTATCCGTTGTAGAGTCTCACCATTATATCAGAATTTAAAACAACCAAATAATAATCTTCAAACTGTCTCTCATTCTACTCATCGCCATGGAATTGTTGCATGTATATCTACAATTCCATCAGAACCCATATCTTCAAGCCAGCTTCAAATTCCTCTGTTTTTAAGAGAACCCATTTATTCTGCAACTGTATCAGACTTGGAGAAATGGAAGAATTgggcaaaaaccctagtttattcAGTTGGGTCTAAGTTCTTGGAAACTGATAATGGACCTGAAGTTAATACCTTGTGTAGAGAAATTCAATGGTTACTAGAAGATGTGGTAGTTGAAGAGCAAAGGGTTTCAACTGAAGAGAAAGTTGTCAAGTTAAGAACTGAAATGGATCAGCTTTACTTAATTTGGAAACAGAGGATTGAACAAAGAAGACCTTTCCAATACATAGTGGGGTGTGAGCATTGGAGGGATTTGATTTTGTGTGTTCAAGAAGGGGTTTTGATTCCAAGACCTGAGACTGAAAAGATTGTCGAGTTGGTTCAGGAAGTGGTTGCAAAAGATGAGGGTTTAAGAGAGGGTTTGTGGGCTGATTTAGGAACTGGCAGTGGTGCACTTGCTATTGCAATTGGGAAGGTTTTGGGTACTCAAGGAAAGGTCATTGCCACGGATTTGAGTCCAATTGCTGCTTCTGTAGCTGAATTCAATGTCAAGAGGTACGATTTGCAG GATAAAATTGAGATAAGGCAAGGATCTTGGTTGGAGCCGCTGGAGGATGCTAAAGGCAAACTTGCAGGCCTTGTTAGTAATCCGCCGTACATACCAAGTTACCAAATTTTTGGGCTTCAAGCGGAAGTAGGTAAACACGAACCAAGACTTGCACTAGATGGGGGTGAAAATGGCATGGatgatcttcttcatctttgTGAAGGAGCTGCTTCCATGTTGAAGCCTGGTGGATTCTTTGCTTTCGAG ACAAATGGTGAAAAACAATCCAAATTTCTTGTAAATTTCATGATGAACCATCCAATAAGCATGTTCCAAGATGTAAGAATAGTAGCTGATTTTGCTGGTATTGAACGTTTTGTAACTGGATTCTGCCAGTAA
- the LOC113278894 gene encoding pentatricopeptide repeat-containing protein At3g48810-like: MHLREGCSLLLKVRKPQKISFLLNTQTQAIPKIILNTEKIGNPPQNEYHVVRRLNHEKDMLVALAYFKSVANGGDAEVPHFKHTHLTYKTMIDKLGQEQGFLDGIQYLLQQMKLEGISCSEDIFISVIDSYKRAGLAEQALKTFYRIQDFDCKPTVKIYNHVLDALLNENKFQMIIPIYNNMKKDGVELNVFTYNILLKALCKNNRVDGAYGLLVEMSKKGCSPDDVSYTTIVSSLCKLGRLKEARELVARVNPTVPAYNALINGFCRHLDIKEAFILLDEMMSREIVPNVITYTTIIDALSNTMDVDQALVVLAQMFVRGCQPNIHTFTSLMNGFFKKEAVHEALDVWDRMAGEGCDPNVVTYNTVLQGLCRNGNLDMALSFFDQMVVSGISPNVRTYSTLIDGLGKSGDLDGAAKMWNKMVTCGCHPNTVAFTCMVDALCRRCMFNQAYCLIENMKLEGCPPNTVTFNTLIKGLCSSRRVDWAMEVFDEMEKHGSDCSPNATTFNELLDGHNKEGNYEEAFRLFKDMMTRGIDFNLVTYNTMIYGLCIAGMVDEAAQYLGRMVVTGIHPDTITFNTFIHAYSKQGNVNDALKLMEGMTEQGCNRDIVTYTSLIYGLCEICSLEEAMIYLDKLLKEGLSPNSATWNVLVRSVFKTMDFSGSIPLVENILGDE; encoded by the coding sequence ATGCATTTGAGAGAGGGATGTTCACTGCTACTGAAAGTTAGAAAACCTCAAAAAATATCATTTCTCCTCAATACACAAACGCAAGCAATCCCTAAAATTATTCTGAATACAGAAAAGATTGGTAATCCACCTCAGAATGAGTATCATGTTGTAAGGCGTTTGAATCATGAGAAAGACATGCTGGTAGCATTAGCATACTTCAAGTCTGTTGCCAATGGTGGGGATGCTGAAGTTCCCCATTTTAAACACACTCATTTAACATACAAAACCATGATTGATAAATTAGGTCAAGAACAGGGATTTCTGGATGGTATTCAGTACTTATTACAGCAAATGAAGTTAGAAGGAATTAGTTGTTCTGAAGATATATTTATTAGTGTTATTGATTCTTATAAGCGAGCTGGTTTAGCTGAGCAAGCTTTAAAGACATTTTATAGAATTCAAGATTTCGATTGTAAACCGACTGTCAAGATTTATAATCATGTTTTGGATGCGTTGCTTAACGAGAATAAGTTCCAAATGATTATTCCGATTTATAATAACATGAAGAAAGATGGTGTGGAGCTTAATGTTTTTACGTATAACATTCTTCTCAAAGCATTGTGCAAGAATAACCGAGTTGATGGTGCATATGGGTTACTTGTGGAAATGTCCAAGAAAGGTTGTTCTCCTGATGATGTCAGCTATACTACTATTGTGTCCTCTTTATGCAAGCTTGGAAGGTTAAAGGAAGCGAGGGAACTCGTAGCTAGGGTTAATCCAACTGTGCCTGCTTATAATGCTTTGATTAATGGGTTTTGCAGGCATTTGGATATCAAGGAGGCATTCATTTTGTTAGATGAAATGATGAGTAGGGAAATTGTCCCTAACGTGATCACATACACTACTATTATAGATGCTCTCTCTAATACCATGGATGTTGATCAGGCTCTTGTTGTTTTGGCACAAATGTTTGTGAGAGGTTGCCAACCTAACATTCATACTTTTACTTCTTTGATGAATGGGTTTTTCAAGAAAGAAGCAGTACATGAAGCTCTTGATGTGTGGGATCGAATGGCTGGAGAAGGTTGTGATCCAAATGTTGTGACCTATAATACAGTGCTTCAGGGTTTATGCAGGAACGGAAATCTTGATATGGCCCTATCTTTTTTTGATCAAATGGTGGTTAGTGGCATCTCTCCAAATGTTAGAACTTATAGTACTCTTATTGATGGGTTAGGGAAATCGGGAGACTTGGATGGTGCAGCCAAGATGTGGAATAAAATGGTAACATGTGGTTGTCACCCTAATACTGTGGCGTTTACCTGCATGGTGGATGCCCTTTGTAGGAGGTGTATGTTCAACCAAGCCTACTGTCTTATTGAGAATATGAAATTGGAAGGTTGCCCTCCAAATACAGTAACATTTAACACACTCATAAAAGGATTATGTAGCAGCAGAAGAGTAGATTGGGCCATGGAAGTGTTTGATGAAATGGAAAAGCATGGCTCTGACTGTTCACCTAATGCCACAACATTCAATGAGCTGCTGGATGGTCATAACAAAGAAGGAAATTATGAAGAAGCTTTCCGGCTTTTTAAGGACATGATGACAAGGGGAATCGATTTCAATTTAGTAACTTATAATACCATGATTTACGGTCTATGCATCGCTGGTATGGTTGATGAGGCCGCACAATATTTGGGGAGAATGGTTGTTACGGGAATTCATCCTGACACAATAACCTTTAACACTTTTATTCATGCCTACTCCAAGCAAGGTAATGTTAATGATGCTCTTAAATTGATGGAAGGAATGACTGAACAAGGGTGCAACCGCGACATAGTTACATATACAAGTCTTATATATGGTCTCTGTGAAATTTGTAGTTTGGAAGAAGCTATGATATATCTTGATAAGTTGTTGAAAGAAGGGCTTTCCCCTAATAGTGCTACGTGGAATGTGTTAGTCCGCAGTGTTTTCAAAACAATGGACTTTTCCGGATCGATTCCCTTGGTGGAGAATATCCTAGGTGATGAATAA